CCGCTGCGGACGGCGTGTTCGATGAGAGTCAAAGCCTTGCCTTTACGCGGGGGAGTCGCTCGTGTGGTAATCCTGGCCGGCGATGGCGTGCAGGACGGCGCGGGTCAGGCGGGCGTCGTCCAGGGCGCGGTGACTGTTGGGCAGGGGGATGGCGCACTGACGGCCGGCGTTTTCCAGGCTGTGCCAGCGGTAGGAGCGGTAGGACGCGTTCCAGTCGCCGCGGAACTGGGCGTAGAGTTTCATGATGCACAGGCTCTGGCGCTCGTGACGCTGCCAGGGCAGGCCGTAGGCGGCATGGGTTTGGCGCATCATGCGCAGGTCGAAATCGGCGTTGTAGATGGCCAGGCGGCGCCCTTCGATCAGTTCGGCAATCTGCGGCCAAAGGTCGGGCCAGGCGGGCGCGGCGACCACCTCGGCGTCGCTGATGCCGTGGATGCGCACGACATCGGCCGGGATGGGCCGCTGCGGCCGCACCAGCGAGGTCAGCAGCACGCTGCCGTCGGCTTCGAGCAGGCAGACTTCGACAATCTCATCATAGGCGCCGAGGCCGGTGGTCTCGGTGTCCAGATAGAGCGGCCGGCTGGCCAGCGCGGCCAGGGCCAGGCTGGTTGCCTGCGCACGCGCGGAAGGGGTGACGATGTCGGTCATGCGGCCTCCGAATCCAGTGGTCGCTGCTGCAGGCGCTGGCGGTAGTGGGCCAGGTTGGCCTGGGTGACGACGGTGAGATTGGCGGGGAGTTCATCCAGGGCAAACCAGCCGATGGCGGCGCATTTGCCCGGTTCCCGGATGGTCGGCTCGCCGGAAACCAGCCGGCAGATGAAGGTTGGGGAGACCCAGTGCTGGCCTTCCGCGGGCAGGAGATGATCCACCACGTCGAGCAGGTCGCCCACTTCGATCTGGACGCCGTACTCCTCCAAAATCTCACGGCGCAGGGCATCGGCCAGGCGCTCGCCAAACTCCACGCTGCCGCCGGGGAATTCCCACAGGCCGCGCTCGTTCTTGGCGGCGGGTCCTCGCAGGGCCAGGAACAGGCGTCCGCCGTCATCGAGAATGACCGCGCCCACGCCCACACCGATATAGTCCACACCGCGTCGCATGGTGTTTTGGTTCATGGGTTGCACTCCTTTGCCAGACATCTTACTATGTCACCCTCCCGCAGCGCCATTTTACCATATGCATACAGTTGTCGGTAATCGTGTAACTGCTCACCCTGCAGGCCGATTTGGACAGGATGAACAGGATGTACAGGATTCTTGCTCTGTGGTGTGCAAAACTATCGGCACGAGAGTTCGAATATCCTGTCAATCCTGTGAATCCTGGTAACTGCTCACCCTGCAGGCCGATTTGGACAGGATGAACAGGATGTACAGGATTCTTGCTCTGTGGTGTGCAAAACTATCGGCACGAGAGTTCGAATATCCTGTCAATCCTGTGAATCCTGGTAACTGCTCACCCTGCAGGCCGATTTGGACAGGATGAACAGGATGTACAGGATTCTTGCTCTGTGGTGTGCAAAACTATCGGCACGAGAGTTCGAATATCCTGTCAATCCTGTGAATCCTGTCTGAATTCCAGGCAGGCCCAGCGGTTACGTAATCGTTCAATATGCGTTTGGATGTGATCACAGGGCGAAGGGACAAGTTATTATAGTTATCAATGTTGTACAACATCGTTTTTTAGTCAGCAAAGTTGACGGTTGGCGCGGGGGCGTGGTAGAATGACAGTGGCGGCTCACGAATCGCCTGGATTCGTTGAAACACGTGCCTGCGTTACCGCCATGCGTCGGGGATGTTGAGGAGGTTTCTCATGTCATCGCATCATCCGCTATTCCGTTCGTTGACCATCGTCGTTCTGATCGTCCTGGTGTTCAGTCCTCTGCAGCCGGTGGCCGGCGCCTGGCCGCTGGAGCGCGGAGAGGCAAGGCCATCAGCGGCTTCACAGCAGCCTGGCTCCGGCGTCTATCGCACCACCGTCACCTGGCGCAACCCGGTCATGCAGCGCAAGCTGACTGAGCTGGGTGTGATCGTTCTGCGCGAGGAGAGCGCCGACTCGGCCATCGTCCTCGCCACGGCCGGGCAGCTCGAAGACCTGGCCCGCCTGCGCTTTCAGCCCACGCACACCGATGATGCGGTGGCACTGGTGCAGCGCCAGGACGCCAACAAGGCCTGGCTGGCGCCGGCGGTCGAGCGGCTGGCCGCCACGCTTGGCCCTGAACCGGACAAGGCCAAATCCTTCGACAAAGCCAGCGAAGTCACCGCCGAGCAACGCGCCGGCCTGGCGTCGCTCAACAGCCTGGACGAGGACGGCGACGGCCTGACAAACACAGAGGAAGCCTGGTGGTGTACCGATCCGCTCAATGCCAACAGCGACGGCGATGCGCAGGCCTACAGCGATGGCACGGAAGTGGATGCCTTGCTCGACTTCACGTTGCCGCGCGGCATCCGCTGGGGCTATGGCCCACCGTTTGGCCCGCCCAACGCCTGGCCCAACTTCAACGATCGCACAGGTACACACGTCAACGTCTGCAACGACGGCGACTACGACACGATCCCGGACTTTGCCGAGGTCTTCGTCGTTGGCTCGCGCGTGCCCAACGAAACCACCGACAGCGACAAGTTCGACGATGGGCAGGAGTTATTTGGCGTGACCTACTGTCCGGGCGCGCCGACCAACTGCGGCTACGGCAGCTACCCGGCTATCGAATACTGGAACTACATCAAAGCGACCATGCCCAACTGGGTGCGTCCACCCGGCGACAACATCTTCGTGGCCGCTTTCCCAGTGCCGGAGGTGTCGGTCGTGCCAGGCTCGTGGACCGTCAACCGCGTGACAACGATCACCACGACGCAGGGGCAGATGACGCAGCAGACGAATTCGTATGAGACCAGCGCGGTTGGTGGTGTACTGGCGGCGAACGCTTTCAACAGCGATACTCCAAAGGATGTAATCCAGACTTACGCACACCTGCAAATTACACGGCGACCAAAGATGCTTGGACTAGTCAATGACCAGTCCAGGCGCACATGCCTCAACTAACCTAACTTAAAACACAGGCCAGGCGGGTCAGCCAACTCTCTGGATGGGATACAATATGCAATAAATCGGTAAGGCCAGCTGATAGCCAACGTCTGCATGGTATTCAAGTTACGCCATTTCACAACCCAGCTTCACTGAAACTCATACCAACGGCCACTCCTGGGGCGGCGCTCAGACCACCACCCACGAGGTCCACGAAGAACACACCATCACCCAGGGGCAAGCCTTCGCCACCGGCGAAAACTGGAGCACGGCCTGGGCGATTGACTCCAGCCATGCGGCCGACCTCACCTTCACCTACGAGATCAAAAACACTGGCACCGAGTATGCGCGCGACCTGACCGGCGTCATCTTCAACATCTACCGGGGCGACGACACGACGCCGATCATCTCCTACCCGGCCTGGCAGCAGTTCCCCAACGGCAAGATCGAGAACCCTCTTCCCGGCCGACCCGCCGCATCAGTTCGCCTCCAACAACGTGCCGCTGAGCCTGGAGCAGATGAAGCGCATTGACCTGGGCGAACCGCTGCGCGTCGTGCTCGAAGACTTCAACTACGACGCCGATGAGCTCTTCTACCAGGATGCCATCAACGGCGGCGTGACTGTCTTCATCGAAGACGGCGTGGATGTACGGCGATGACCGTGGACAGCTACGTCATTCCTACCTGGGGTGTAGAGAGCGTGCAGGATGTGCTGACCCGCTACTTCCCCGCCGGCTACGATGTGGATGGCAACCTGAGTTCGCTGTGGACGCCGGAGTTCAACGGCATCAACCCGCCCACCTGGCAGGAGCATTTCCTGTCCGACATCGCCTGGTGGAACATCTACCTGACGCAGGCCGATGCCGGTAACACGCCGCTCAAAGACCTGGCGGCCGAGGCCGGCGGCGCCATCCTCTTCCGCTTCAACCGTGACTCCGACCGCGACGGCTACCAGGATCGCGTCGAAGCTGCGCTACGGCACCGATGAGAACGACCCGGCCGATCATCCGCAACCCGAGATTCTGGCGGGGTATGTCAAATCCCAGGCTGGCAACGTCGTGACGGTCAAGCTGGTGCTGGAGAACAGCGGCA
Above is a window of Candidatus Amarolinea dominans DNA encoding:
- a CDS encoding 3'-5' exonuclease, yielding MTDIVTPSARAQATSLALAALASRPLYLDTETTGLGAYDEIVEVCLLEADGSVLLTSLVRPQRPIPADVVRIHGISDAEVVAAPAWPDLWPQIAELIEGRRLAIYNADFDLRMMRQTHAAYGLPWQRHERQSLCIMKLYAQFRGDWNASYRSYRWHSLENAGRQCAIPLPNSHRALDDARLTRAVLHAIAGQDYHTSDSPA
- a CDS encoding NUDIX domain-containing protein, with the protein product MNQNTMRRGVDYIGVGVGAVILDDGGRLFLALRGPAAKNERGLWEFPGGSVEFGERLADALRREILEEYGVQIEVGDLLDVVDHLLPAEGQHWVSPTFICRLVSGEPTIREPGKCAAIGWFALDELPANLTVVTQANLAHYRQRLQQRPLDSEAA